A window of Poecilia reticulata strain Guanapo linkage group LG7, Guppy_female_1.0+MT, whole genome shotgun sequence genomic DNA:
GGAAAACCTCAGACATACAGCTTATGGTTGGTTGTTTTCAccttctttatttaaaacagatttaagttAGAAGATACCAAAAACATCCACGTCTGTTTATGTGCACAAACTTGCAAACGGTCAAACCGCAACAAAAAGCAGCAACGTGAAGCGAAGTTTATGTTCGATTCATTCAGCTCTAGCTGTAAATCTGATCACAAAGGAAAAGATAAAGCCGCACCTTTTGGCACAAAACTTCATGAAAGAGTAGAAGAATAATAGAGATGATGACTGATAACCGGTGAGCCATAAGACCGTTTGCTGTTTACACAAACTCCAGCCAACATGACTGGTCacaaagtccttttttttttttacagaaacaaaaaacaaacatttacatgacAGCATTCCTAGAATGCAAATCATGGCTTTCTAATATGTCACATTTTCCTACAAATGTGTCAagccaaacaacaacaacaaccaaaatTCAGGCACCAATAACTCTTTCACATATTTATAACCTTCAGTGAGTTTTTAAGGACGCACTGGACGACGCAGTACGGACTGCACGACCCGGGACagtttaaaagctgcagctccGACACGTTTAGCAACGTCTCTACCACAGAATGAAGAACCAAGCAGCACTTCCCTGAGCTTCTCATGTTGAccgctttaaaaaataaaagtaaaaaagacacaaaaagagGACACTTAAAGGGCTCATGAGGTTAAAACAGGTGGTAAAGAAATACTGTTTGTCTCGTATCCACAGGAATGCAGAAGGGTTTAATCTAACAGACGTCCCCGTTCAACTTCGCCTCCATGAAGGCCGTGTCTATCTGGAATATGTGGCATTTAATCCTCACTTAACCTGTGAAGGTTCAAAGTCCTGGTCCCGTAGAAGTGGTCTGCTGCTCTGCTCGGCTACCATGGCCTGCAGGGTCTCCCTCTGGATCTGCCGGGCCTTGTTGTACAGGAGGACGCCGATGAAGACGACGACGGTGCCGGTGGCGCTGAGCAGGGTGATCTGGTTGCTGAACACGATGACGCTCAGCCAAACCGACAGGGCGTGCTTCACCGTGCTGGCGACACTGAGGATGAGGGAAGAGTTGTTGCTGCTGGGTTTTTAAATCTCACCTACAGAATTGGTCCTCGTCGACTATACACTGTGAAACCATATCATGTCATATGTGTGCCTCTGCAGGGTGTCTGCAGGATTCAGCAAgtcaaatgtaaaactttttaatgtcGCCtcaaatgaaatttaagacagagaaaaaaaccttAGGGCTCGTCGAGGGGACTTGCTGAATTACAATCAATATTAATTGCAAATATTGGTGTTCAGACCACACTTCTCTTCTTTCTCAGATGTCATATGGATGGTCAGATCTGTACAATCAGATATAATCTAATGTCTGAATATACCAcagtttcagctgctgtgtgcCGAGTGAAGATCAGCAATAAAAGAGGTTCTGCGGCGCTGATGTTCACCGCAGATATGAGCGCAACAGCAAAGGATCAGCACATTGCATCTCTGATTTCTGCTGACTCATGGCAAACGGGTCGAATTCAAACCAAGgaagttaatttaaataagtTTCCTTCAAGGATCTTTCAACCATTTAAACCACGTTTCTGAAAACCTAATATGAGAATTGGCACCAACATCAGCTTCTTTCTCTGCACACTTTTACACAGCATTTTTGTTACGAGTGTGAACAGTAATAAGATGCGTCTCTAAGGCTTCTAAAAGGAAATAATGTGTCTTAGTTTCACTGCAACACTTTTTACGCATTTTAATTTGGCATCTGCTGTTAGCTATTCTtagaattgtatttatttcctcCTATCTTTTCACCGCAGGTGTCACTAAAACTTGAAGGAATAATCAGAGCGATCAGTCTGACAGCCTTCACAGGTGGcggtttgtttttccacttctcaacaaaccagcaaaaccagtcaccatcttttctttttttttttctttctttttttttactctttgttaAAATAAGAATGGGTTATTAGGACTAAATTGTGGTGTACATTAGGAGGGAGTACATGTGATCACATGAAACACGTTATCTCAGGATTAATCCCAACTTCACCTGGACTTTGTTGCGCTGGAGATAACAGCGAACATGTTCAATAGCTCACCTCTGGAAAGCTCACCTGATAAAGTCGGttgtaaaatgttgaaatagGTCCAGGAAGATAcattaaaccaaattaaaatggTTCCCagtaagcctgtcacaataagcaatacaTCAATTAATTGCaatgtaaatgaaaatgagcGAGGTCGTTTCCGTTTGGACAACAGTCGCTAAAGAGATGCTCCCCTTACATGTCGTTGAAAAGCCACCATTTTGAGAAACTCTGTAAACATTTGTCTCCCAGTATGAAGCTTTTAGTTTGCACTATCTGCCGCTTTTGCCTGCTTTTCCCCctaagaattattatttttctgagatGTAATTTTGGCTACAGAGActtcagaatttgttttaatgattGTTTTGCTAgttcattttggatatttaaagtgtcaaatgttaaccctttcatgcatgaattatgatcctttgtgtcaggatttttttcaaattttttatttttattttcttaaggcataaaaaaattattttattttgtttaggtGATccattgtaattttctccaaatacaaagttgttatttgaaaaatgcatcagtagtattgttctttaggggttatctgatgtcacaatatcttttttttacctgctagAGTCGTCTACACtggaaggagggaccgggtcggtcgggatgatttttttgtctgtctgccatattggatttaacaaaaaataacttcttgcattttcagctgatggccagtggctgatattgtattttatgatgcattagtgtccacttcagtggacactaatgcagtggtctgtgtgcatttataacataaaaatccacaagtagcacaagaaaatggcttttagacagctgttcactgtagtgaccactatgcataaGAGGGTTAATAAGCCATTATTACTATTTctacttggggaaaaaaatgtcttaaaataacaATTATATTGTTTATCCcaatcatttctgggacaatttatggCTCATCAAAATTTGTCCTCATGACAGGCCTCGTTCCCGGTGAGAGTTTGTGGATTGGTGCTACCTGAAAGTGACGGGGGAAATCCGTCCCATCAGGGCGTAGGCCGTGACACTCTGTAGGTGAAACAGGCCGCCGTCAAAAAGCAGCAACAGGATAACGTCCTGATTGAACAAGAAGCTCTGTCCACTCTTTCCAGCTGCCGGGACGTCCTGGAAACATGGAGACAAGAGTCATTAATTATTCCATCTGTACTTTTTCAGTCTTATCAGTCATTAGTGGAGCACTTTGACCTCAGCAAACAGAGCTGGGCTGATACATCGCCTAGCACCCTGTACCATATCACGTTTTCAGATGTTGTCACTTTCTAATCAAAACCTTCAATGAGATTTCATCTGAGCAATTTTGCGGAACAAGGACAGCTTCCACACAATGTTCACATGATGTGTGGCAAgcatttcaatttgttttaatagaATTTTAATAGGACTATGGCCTCTAAAGATATTTAATTAGCTGCATCGAcaattcagatgaaaataaataagggAATGTGTGTTTACTCACCAGGAGGAACACCCAGGCAGGGATCAGCATAATGACTGCTGCTGCGCTGGTGTAAAACTGCAGTTCCGGGGGGCTACGACAACGGCAACACTGATTTAGAGAGTCTTTAAAACACGACGTTAAAAATGAGGTGACCTTTAACTCTTCTACCTAAATCTGTACGTGTCCCCACTCAGCAGTTTCTTGGAGAAAACGTTCTGCAGGCTGGGATAGAGAAATAAGCGGTTAGTCAAAGTGTTCACAGTTGAGAAGCGGCTGCGTGGAGCTAGCGCCGAGGCAGAGACCAGTCCATGATGTTAGTGGAGAGCGCGGCGCAGAAGCCGAGCATGTTGAAGCTGATCTCCGACGCCGTGCAGAGGGCCAGGCCAGCCATGACAGGAAACAGAGACAGGTTTACCCAGAGGCCTGAAgattggaaaacaaataaatgagtCACCGCTCAGGctatctgcaggtttcagcaagtcagattcaagactttttaaagcCCCTTTTAATACCACattgaaacaaagacaaaatatacaaatatgtaaataaaggaGATGGCTTGGAAATCCAAGAGTAGCAACTGTAACATTTCTGGGGTCTGTTTGTGGCTCTTGGCAGCTGCTTTGTGCTCTCTACAGCCTAAACTCCCCAGAGTGTcataattaaaagtttatttttattttttttgcattgaatATACACAGCCTCGCGAAAACGAACGTCGTCCAGCCAGCTGCTAATAAATTTGCAATTACTCATGATGTGCGCAAAAAAGCCAGCTAACTAAGTAGCAAGGGtacattagcattagcctcaCCTGCCTCGAGTCACAGAATGCAGTGAATGAAGAGGTCTCACACTTTTGCCCAACAGAAAACTACATACACAAGATTAATTAGTGCTGCCACGACAAAATGCAAGACTCGTATTTGACGTAtttaaacttgaactttttttttttattaatgtaagacattttaaggcctttaTTTTAGgtacattaattaaaaatgttaaattacagGATGTGCAGACACCTCCACTGCTACTTTCAAGATGAAACCTGATTTCTCCTAGCCAATGGCCTGGCATAGAGAGACACTTCTACTTCATTTAGAGTCCTCAAATTATCGCTTACTCTATGATCAAAGCTGCTGTAGAGCTTCAAGATTCcactttatttacaatttgcTCAGCTGTCTATCAAAGGCTCCCCCTGCAGATAAGGGATGTCAATATTAATATAATTCAACATGACTTTGCACATCCCTCAGGTTGACTGGCCTAACAAATGAAATCTGATGTCGTTctgatttaaagaggagcaatTGCTTagccaaacagaaaacaaagcctGATTTACTACAGTAAGAACATGTTTGTTCACCTGTGTATTCTCCAAGGATCAACCTGGACATGATCACAGTAAAAATGGGCGCCGAGCTCTTCACCGTTTCAGCGAATGACACCGCCACGTTCTTCAGACTCACCAATCCCAGAACCACGGTGGTGAACCTAACAAGAGCACAGACAGACAATGCAGCTGAGTGACGTCTAATTTGCATTTCTGGAGGCTGTATCGGTAATGTAATGACGCTCTCATCTGGTTTTGCGATTCCAAAGCAGGTAGTCGATATTTGCATATGAACACCTTCATATGTTCAAGTGTTCACGTGGTTTAATGACAAAGGCGAGCACCTCATTAGTCCAACAAAGAGCATGATCATGATGAAGTTGGATGGATATTCAGATCTGGACTTGTGCTGGTAGAGGCAGCAGGGAATGAACATCTTCAGGCAGCCTATGATGGTGGTGGAGAGCATCTGAACAGCACCTGCAGGAGCAAGAAGAAACGGTAAAAGCTTGAGTTGCTAATGGAGATGTTAAATACAACTTTCACCAGCTAAAAAAAAGACCTGCTAACTTCACTCAGCAAATTTAGGAGCTTTTCTGTATATTCTAACAATTGACAGTTTATAGTAGCTTGCAGAGGtccaaaatattttcacatttggtaATGTTACAGCAAGAACcttctgtgtattttgtgtgtgtgtgcgtgtgtgtgtgtgtgtgtttagattTGATGTGATGCACCAATGCAAAACCTCCCTTTGTTCAGACACTTTTTCCACAGTAAAAATCTccacttttcaagcattttcaatgCAAGTTTACAAACCTTTCCCGCACCACACTTTGGAGATTAAATCagtacaaataaattaaagaagaCAGTTTCAATTTATGATAATATGACATCATTTATTGCTGTTATTAGTTTTGTTATGGATAAAATCATTCTGTGTCtttcttctgtctcttttatCTACTCACATGCGCACGGCAGCTTGCACATCCATAACATGTACAATTGGCGACAGTCACACATAAACAAAAGCTCAACAACCCTTACAGAGGGAGCAGAATGAGGAGAAGAATAAAAGCAGAACTCGCGCTACAATCTTTGCTTCACTTGGTGTCAGCCCGAAGGTGAACTGAGTGGAGCCCAGTGAATGTCTCTCTCTATCTGTTCCATTTGTATGATTTGCAACGTCTGATCACTTTTGGCATTAAAGCCTGTTTTATGCTGAACCACATCTCACTATGCCTCAAGGTAATTTACACCGAGGGGTaaacaaactggaaaacaaacctGGGTGGTGCACAAAAGGGAAAATGGGTCAACTACAGCAGTATTCTACACAGCAGGAAGAAGTTAAGctgaaatataacaaaatcCTATGCTTTGAAAATTTTTTCTCACAGTCTGTACACTTCGGTGTGAGAATAAAACGCacatttaacaacaacaaataaatcctctaatttcaataacttttatatataatatatagcATATAAGACAATCTTTATTTCAATGACACAGATCAACAATTAAttgaaatataataataataatcaacaattaattgaaatataataataataataataataataataataataataataataataataataataataataataataataataattattcattACATTGAACAAATTGGCTGAAGTAAAGGCAAATGAGTTTTCCGCTCAAATGAAATGCTCCAACATAATATAAATGATTACTACAGCTTTACTACAAAACTGTGCAGGTAGAATATCAAGCAGTTTCAAGAACTTTATACTGAAATTAAGCACTTTCCAAATTCCAAATTGAAATTCTAGCATATTTAAGGCTTTGAAGCACCTATACAAACCCTGGCTAATGCAGATGAATGAAATCCAGTGCAATCAAATGCCTTCAAATGTTGCCTTAATCAAATCAAAGTCCAAAACTAAATACAATTGAGAATTTTGATGAGGCTTGAAGACTGATTCAAACTTATGTTCctcagaacaaaaagaaaatcttttgtaaaaaaaaaaaaaaaagcaaggtgTTAGCTTAGCACTGATTAGCCAGGTTTAAACTCATTCCTTACCCAGCATGCTGGGCTCCCCCTCAAGCAGCGACAGGATGTACTTGTTGAGAAACAAGGTGCAGAAGCTGAAGAAGTACCAGAGACCCAGGTAGGACAGGGAGCGCCAGTTCCACACACCGGACTCCGCCTCGATCACCGTGGTTTCTGTAACCGTGATCTTCAGCACCTGCTCCCCCGGCAGGCTCTCGCTCCGGGCCAGCACCACGCGCTCCTGCCGGGTGTGGAACGGCGACAGAAAGTGCCAGAGCGAATGCTTGGCCGGCTGTTTGTTGCCCTGCATCTCACCTGCTGACTGGGTGGATTCACAGGGGACCTGTGCAGCTGATGAGCGGCTTTGATGGCTAGTTCATATTCTGACGAACAATGGAAATCATGAGCCTCTTGAGTCTCCCTGTGAtggaattaaaattatttgttaattGAAATTGTAAGAACAAAATTTTCCGcatgcacaaaaaataaaatgacacaaaagtaTTAATATCCCCTTAAATTTGACACACTTTTCTGTGCTGCGACCTCACACTTTAATTTATTGGGGTAATACATGTAACAGATAAAGTAGTGCACGATTGTGATGCTGATGGAAAAGGATGaatggttttgttttagaaatatcttacatatgttGGTGAGCTGTGTTGGCGCAAGGGTAAAAGCACATCCCACATACTGAGGCCTAGTCCTCGATGCTGACGACACAGGTTCCAGTTCGGACTGATGACCTTTGctacatgtcttcccccttctctcattagcCACTAGagccacaaaaaataaaaaataaatttaaaaaaagtgtggtgtgcccTGAACAATCTGTTCCCCCAGTAAAAGGTAGACACTGCATCAACCTAGAGGgatgctttattattattattattattattattacaaatgtATGGACCAAGTGTGGTGTGTCTTTTCTGTTATTACAACCatggaagatggatggagctaattACAGGACAGCCCTGGACGAAAACCTATGAGAGGCtacaaaagacttgaaactggGACAGAGACTCACCTTCCCTCTTTATGTTGACCCTAATTATAGATTTGGATATACAATGGAGTGGCTCAAATTAAAGCTTATTCATGTGTCAGAATGGTCTGGTCAAAATCCAGTTGTAAATCAAATTGAGAATATGTGGCAAGACACATGTTCTTATATTTTTAAGCTCTAAAATTTGCgaagaaaaatgtacaacatttaGTGTTTCCATTTGTGTCAGCCTGGAAGATATAGCTGAAAAAATGTGCAGCTGGACGGACTCTGAAATATAATAAAGTATGTATTTAACAACAGAACTGAATCCACATGTAGGCCACACtgccagatttgtttttgtgtaaaatgtatgGACCATGTGTCATTTGTCTTTCCTTTTATATGAAAAAGCAAAGCACACATTTGTTACGTATACAAATCATTTTCAgagtgacatttttcttttttaaacactgaaaatgcTTTGTTGATAGCTGCATTTAAAGCAGAACGTTTCCTTCGTTTAATGAAGTCGTTGAAAATTCTTGTGTCGTTAATTCTACTAAAATGAATTTTAGGAGCACCTCCCTACGTTATTACTGtataatgtttgtatttattgactTTATGAAACTTATATAAATCAGAATGCGACCaaacaataaaattgtaaaCCGACAATCAGATATTTTGATAAAGCTTGAGTAAACACCAAAGTGGGGAATTACACGCAGTTCTAACGGCGGAACTTGTCAAATTAACAATTGAATGAGGGCAGTTGGCGTTTTCGGTCATAAAAACCTTACAGCCAGAAACCAAACTCTTACCTCTGGGTAAATGTGGTTGCTTCAGCTTTGGCTGCAGAGCCAGCTGCTCTGTAGAGGTTTTCCAAAGGAGGAAGCTGCACATTAACGCTAGctagctgtgtttgttttctgcaacaAAGGGAGTGCCTCCTCCCATTAAACCACCCGCCATGTTTACTATGCTACACTACATGACGGAGCAGTAACTAAACAGAACCTCGGTCCCATCAGAAAACGTGCCGCTCACTGAAGGTAACAGGTTGTTAGGCACCTTAGGTTGAGACGTGGCTGCTAGCAAATTACACGCTGCGTCAAGCTAGTGTTAAACAGCCgaaagaaaaaggaagtgaTACTATTTTAATTAACCGTTTAAATTAAGGTAACTGCTTAACAGAAAACCATTGaattaaatatatacattttattattccaCCAGAACATGTTTTGTTCAGAATGAAAATGTGTAATGCTATGAAGTCAGTGAAcgtaacaaaacaaatcaaagcacttttatttttgtgatcaGTATAACTCACATCCGGTACAGTTTACAACTTGTCACAGCAATGTCAGAAAGTCAAATGCCcgacatttgttttttatattttttcctaatttatcATACCTAATCTGAATCTAAAGTTTTATCTAAcgttaaaattaaataactgtctaaaaaattaaaagtattttgcatcttagcaaaaatatattataattcCACGTATTGACCACTAGAGAGCAGTAAAAACGTAAAACTGTCctacaaaaaatattgtactttttttaatgatacaatttctttattattatttttattattatttatcgaaaaaaatatgatgacgtccaaaaaatacataacaataaaaaaaataaaaaaaaaaacagcataagaAACACATTGTTGGAA
This region includes:
- the LOC103467031 gene encoding LOW QUALITY PROTEIN: solute carrier family 35 member E2 (The sequence of the model RefSeq protein was modified relative to this genomic sequence to represent the inferred CDS: inserted 1 base in 1 codon); its protein translation is MCFYPCANTAHQHMETQEAHDFHCSSEYELAIKAAHQLHRSPXESTQSAGEMQGNKQPAKHSLWHFLSPFHTRQERVVLARSESLPGEQVLKITVTETTVIEAESGVWNWRSLSYLGLWYFFSFCTLFLNKYILSLLEGEPSMLGAVQMLSTTIIGCLKMFIPCCLYQHKSRSEYPSNFIMIMLFVGLMRFTTVVLGLVSLKNVAVSFAETVKSSAPIFTVIMSRLILGEYTGLWVNLSLFPVMAGLALCTASEISFNMLGFCAALSTNIMDCLQNVFSKKLLSGDTYRFSPPELQFYTSAAAVIMLIPAWVFLLDVPAAGKSGQSFLFNQDVILLLLFDGGLFHLQSVTAYALMGRISPVTFSVASTVKHALSVWLSVIVFSNQITLLSATGTVVVFIGVLLYNKARQIQRETLQAMVAEQSSRPLLRDQDFEPSQVK